A genomic region of Terriglobales bacterium contains the following coding sequences:
- a CDS encoding DUF1844 domain-containing protein, whose translation MSEKKKQPEFVVTDRRKFTTEGERREPEAAAETAAPVESPPQPAPQAPAPPAAPPQAAPPPESTAEVPPPPSAAEQATSRDAYRASGRQLDPYMDLRGRRPEDFEMTFEKLVASLYMTALMQLGLMHEEGRRPVADLVGARQTIDTLGLLDEKTRGNLNAAEQNLLEHSLYELRMAFVEVTKQFTKTPPGGEGAS comes from the coding sequence ATGTCTGAAAAGAAAAAGCAGCCCGAATTCGTCGTCACCGACCGCCGCAAGTTCACCACCGAAGGCGAGCGCCGCGAGCCAGAGGCCGCAGCGGAAACCGCCGCGCCCGTCGAATCGCCGCCGCAGCCGGCGCCGCAAGCGCCCGCTCCGCCTGCGGCTCCACCCCAGGCAGCGCCTCCGCCCGAATCAACAGCCGAGGTGCCGCCTCCGCCCAGCGCGGCCGAGCAGGCCACCAGTCGCGACGCGTATCGCGCCTCCGGCCGGCAGCTCGATCCCTACATGGATTTGCGCGGCCGCCGCCCCGAAGACTTCGAAATGACGTTCGAGAAGCTGGTGGCTTCCCTCTACATGACCGCGCTCATGCAGCTCGGGCTGATGCACGAGGAAGGTCGCCGCCCGGTCGCCGATCTGGTTGGCGCCCGCCAGACCATTGACACCCTCGGCCTGCTCGATGAGAAGACCCGCGGCAATCTCAATGCGGCGGAACAGAATCTGCTCGAGCACTCCCTCTACGAGCTCCGCATGGCCTTCGTCGAAGTCACCAAGCAGTTCACCAAGACGCCCCCTGGAGGCGAAGGCGCCTCGTGA
- a CDS encoding MBL fold metallo-hydrolase — translation MKAVLTVLGSGTSMGVPTIGCRCAVCTSSDPRDRRTRPSVLIEFNGRVVLIDTTPDFREQAIREGIDRIDAVLYTHGHADHILGLDDLRPLSFRCQGRIPLYAHPSTVERLHSVFRYIFDDDYKYGSLAQVEMQTIAGALELFGARFEPVKIMHGDAEIYGYRFGSAAYLTDFSEIPEESLTRLEGLDVLFLDALRHKPHPTHSTVENSLRLVEHLRPRRAFFTHISHDLPHQETNRTLPPHAQLAHDGLKLEFEI, via the coding sequence GTGAAGGCGGTTCTCACGGTGCTGGGCAGCGGGACGTCCATGGGCGTGCCCACCATCGGCTGCCGCTGTGCCGTGTGCACCTCGTCCGATCCTCGCGACCGCCGCACGCGGCCCTCCGTGCTGATCGAGTTCAACGGCCGCGTCGTGCTCATCGACACCACGCCCGATTTCCGCGAGCAGGCCATCCGCGAAGGCATCGACCGCATCGACGCCGTGCTCTACACCCACGGCCACGCCGATCACATCCTCGGCCTCGACGATCTGCGTCCGCTCAGCTTCCGCTGCCAGGGCCGTATCCCGCTCTATGCGCACCCGTCCACCGTGGAGCGCTTGCACTCCGTCTTCCGCTACATCTTTGACGACGACTACAAGTACGGCAGCCTGGCCCAGGTGGAGATGCAGACCATCGCCGGCGCCTTGGAGCTGTTCGGCGCCCGCTTCGAACCGGTGAAAATCATGCACGGCGACGCCGAGATCTACGGCTACCGCTTCGGCTCCGCCGCCTATCTCACCGATTTCAGCGAGATCCCGGAAGAATCCTTGACCCGGCTGGAAGGGCTGGACGTCCTCTTCCTCGATGCCCTGCGTCACAAGCCGCATCCCACCCATTCCACGGTGGAGAATTCTCTGCGGCTGGTCGAACACCTGCGGCCTCGCCGCGCTTTCTTCACCCATATCTCGCACGACCTGCCGCACCAGGAGACCAACCGTACGCTGCCGCCGCATGCCCAGTTGGCGCATGATGGCTTGAAGCTGGAGTTCGAGATCTGA
- a CDS encoding bifunctional riboflavin kinase/FAD synthetase, translating to MRTFHGLDDLPSDFGPAVVSVGNFDGVHRAHQEVLRRVVERARERKARSLAVTFEPHPMRILRPDIALKLLTPTAVKLRLLARAGLDATLVLPFTRDLSLTPPQDFAHQILARRLRAVEVHEGANFHFGHRAQGNVERLAEFGRKFGFDVVIYPEMRVRGESVSSSRIRELIRAGQVSRARRLLGRVFSIISTAGRGRGYGHKFTVPTINLSRYDELVPGDGVYITRTRVGEVTFDSVSNVGMRPTFGGDSFAVESHLLHFEEMDISAETEVEVAFLFRLRPEIKFPSVEALREQIARDIGRTHRYFALLERHAPTAP from the coding sequence ATGCGCACTTTCCACGGGCTCGACGACCTACCCTCGGACTTCGGGCCCGCCGTGGTTTCCGTCGGCAACTTCGATGGCGTCCACCGCGCCCACCAGGAAGTGCTCCGCCGCGTGGTGGAACGGGCCCGCGAGCGCAAGGCGCGCTCGCTCGCCGTCACCTTCGAGCCTCACCCGATGCGCATCCTGCGCCCGGACATCGCCCTCAAGCTGCTCACGCCCACCGCCGTCAAGCTGCGCCTGCTCGCCCGCGCCGGTCTCGATGCCACGCTCGTCCTTCCCTTCACTCGCGACCTCTCGCTCACTCCGCCGCAGGATTTTGCGCACCAGATCCTCGCCCGCCGGTTGCGTGCCGTCGAGGTGCACGAAGGCGCAAATTTTCACTTCGGTCATCGGGCCCAGGGCAACGTCGAGCGCCTGGCTGAGTTCGGCCGCAAGTTCGGCTTCGACGTGGTCATCTATCCGGAAATGCGCGTCCGCGGCGAATCGGTCTCCAGCAGCCGCATTCGCGAGCTGATCCGTGCCGGGCAGGTCTCGCGCGCGCGCCGCCTGCTCGGCCGCGTGTTCAGCATCATCTCCACCGCCGGGCGCGGCCGCGGCTACGGTCACAAGTTCACCGTCCCCACCATCAACCTCAGCCGCTACGATGAGCTGGTGCCGGGCGACGGCGTGTACATCACCCGCACCCGCGTCGGCGAAGTCACCTTCGATTCCGTCTCCAACGTGGGCATGCGTCCCACTTTCGGTGGCGACTCCTTCGCGGTCGAGAGCCACCTGCTGCACTTCGAGGAGATGGACATTTCCGCCGAGACGGAGGTCGAGGTGGCCTTTCTCTTCCGCCTGCGCCCGGAGATCAAGTTCCCTTCGGTCGAAGCCCTGCGCGAACAGATCGCGCGCGACATCGGCCGCACCCATCGCTACTTCGCGCTGCTCGAGCGCCACGCGCCCACCGCTCCCTGA
- a CDS encoding MFS transporter, with product MTERFAALREITAGQRRTLVAAALGWMLDAFDVMLYALVLASVMGELGMTKAQSGLLNTLTLVASGIGGVLFGFVADRIGRKKALMLSILTYSLCSLGSGFSTSVLMLAVFRFVLGLGMGGEWNTGATLVAETWPTHLRAKAIAIVQSSWAIGFALAALVVWVVMQFYDWRTVFFVGVLPALVILWIRRDVPESEMWLKRHAHVSSATEAPPPAPLAEIFSQPYVGKTFALLFLNFFGMFAWWGLFTWVPAYLTLPLDQGGRGFSESEKTILLVILNLTGMLPGYASFGWVADSLGRRRAFMLYTFLAALLVPLYAMAQSFWTLLLLGTPVAFFGTGFFSGSGIIGSEIFPTRVRARALGFTYNGARTLSSVSPFVIGWAAETRGLGGAFMLCAGSFLLASLVATRLPETKGKALE from the coding sequence ATGACCGAACGCTTCGCTGCACTGCGCGAGATCACTGCCGGCCAGCGCCGCACCCTGGTCGCTGCCGCCTTGGGCTGGATGCTGGACGCCTTTGACGTCATGCTCTACGCCCTGGTGTTGGCCTCGGTCATGGGCGAGCTGGGCATGACCAAGGCGCAGTCCGGCCTTCTCAACACCCTCACGCTGGTGGCCTCGGGCATCGGGGGCGTGCTGTTCGGCTTCGTCGCCGACCGCATCGGGCGCAAGAAGGCCCTGATGCTCAGCATTCTCACCTATTCGCTGTGCTCGCTGGGCTCCGGCTTCTCCACTTCGGTGCTGATGCTCGCCGTCTTCCGCTTCGTCCTCGGCCTGGGCATGGGCGGAGAGTGGAACACCGGCGCCACCTTGGTCGCCGAGACTTGGCCCACGCACCTGCGCGCCAAGGCCATCGCCATCGTGCAAAGCTCGTGGGCCATCGGCTTCGCGCTGGCCGCACTCGTGGTCTGGGTGGTGATGCAGTTCTACGACTGGCGCACCGTGTTCTTCGTCGGGGTGTTGCCCGCGCTGGTCATCCTGTGGATCCGCCGCGACGTCCCCGAATCCGAAATGTGGCTCAAGCGCCACGCCCATGTGTCATCCGCAACCGAGGCTCCACCTCCCGCTCCCCTGGCGGAGATCTTCTCGCAGCCCTACGTCGGCAAGACCTTCGCGCTGCTCTTCCTGAATTTCTTTGGCATGTTCGCCTGGTGGGGACTGTTCACCTGGGTGCCGGCATATTTGACGCTGCCCCTGGATCAGGGCGGGCGCGGCTTCAGTGAATCGGAGAAGACGATTCTGCTCGTGATCCTGAACCTCACCGGCATGCTGCCCGGCTACGCCAGCTTCGGCTGGGTGGCCGATTCGCTCGGCCGGCGCCGCGCCTTCATGCTCTACACCTTCCTGGCCGCGCTGCTGGTGCCGCTCTACGCCATGGCGCAGAGCTTCTGGACGCTGCTGTTGCTGGGCACGCCCGTGGCTTTTTTCGGAACCGGATTCTTCTCCGGCTCGGGCATCATCGGCAGTGAGATCTTCCCCACGCGCGTGCGCGCTCGCGCCCTGGGATTCACTTACAACGGCGCGCGTACGCTCAGTTCGGTTTCGCCGTTCGTCATCGGATGGGCCGCGGAGACGCGCGGGCTGGGCGGCGCATTCATGCTCTGCGCCGGCTCCTTCCTGCTGGCTTCGCTGGTCGCGACGCGCTTGCCGGAGACCAAGGGCAAAGCGCTCGAGTAG
- a CDS encoding DMT family transporter, translating into MTSSSKAHPVRGYLYVAAATFCWGLSATLGKAVFTGRLLGGEGIGKLDPLILSQARTTLSVLVLALVLFALGGRAAFRMPRGDALRAMLLGATGVAGSNFFYYYAIERTTVATAIILQYTAPIWVLLYMLARRLDRPTPARSGGVAMAVAGSALAIGLFGRSEFRADLLGVAAALGAAFSFALYNVGGRFLLERQERWRVITYTLLGCSLFWLVVNPPWKIAAAGYSGEQWAFLGVFALVSMLIPYSLYFSGLHHLDATRAVVTSCLEPVFAILLAMLFLGEAFGWLQAAGMVIVLAATILVQMPERTRRVPAEHAP; encoded by the coding sequence TTGACCAGCTCCTCTAAAGCCCACCCTGTCCGCGGATACCTCTACGTCGCAGCCGCGACGTTCTGCTGGGGACTCTCCGCGACTCTCGGCAAGGCGGTGTTCACCGGCCGCCTACTGGGCGGAGAAGGCATTGGGAAGCTGGACCCGCTGATTCTCTCGCAGGCGCGGACCACGCTTTCGGTGCTGGTGCTGGCGCTGGTGCTTTTCGCGCTCGGCGGCCGGGCCGCGTTCCGGATGCCGCGCGGGGACGCTCTGCGCGCGATGCTCCTGGGCGCGACCGGCGTCGCCGGGTCGAACTTCTTTTACTACTACGCCATCGAGCGCACCACGGTGGCCACGGCCATCATCCTGCAATACACCGCTCCGATCTGGGTATTGCTTTACATGCTGGCGCGGCGGCTCGACCGGCCGACGCCGGCGCGCAGCGGCGGTGTGGCGATGGCGGTGGCCGGCAGCGCGCTGGCCATCGGCCTGTTCGGCCGTTCCGAGTTCCGCGCCGACCTGCTGGGCGTGGCCGCAGCGCTGGGTGCGGCCTTTTCCTTCGCGCTGTACAACGTGGGCGGACGCTTCCTGCTCGAGCGCCAGGAACGCTGGAGAGTGATTACGTACACGCTGCTGGGCTGCTCGCTGTTCTGGCTGGTAGTGAACCCGCCGTGGAAGATCGCCGCGGCCGGATACTCCGGCGAGCAGTGGGCCTTCCTGGGGGTGTTTGCGCTGGTGTCCATGCTGATTCCGTATTCGCTGTACTTTTCCGGACTGCACCACCTGGATGCGACGCGCGCAGTGGTGACCAGTTGCCTGGAGCCGGTGTTTGCCATCCTGCTGGCCATGCTGTTCCTCGGCGAAGCCTTCGGATGGCTGCAGGCCGCAGGCATGGTGATCGTGCTGGCGGCCACCATCCTGGTGCAGATGCCGGAGCGGACGAGGCGGGTTCCGGCCGAGCACGCGCCTTAG
- a CDS encoding OsmC family protein, giving the protein MVESNVQWIDGERFVGQASSGHALAIDSDRQRNTAPGPMELVLIGLCACTATDVVSILRKKREPFTALRVRAQAERAKEPPTVYETIHLVYTVSGKVTKKAMEDAVRLSKEKYCSVSAMLQKTARITSEIEYVD; this is encoded by the coding sequence ATGGTTGAGTCAAACGTTCAGTGGATTGACGGTGAGCGGTTCGTGGGTCAGGCCTCGAGCGGACACGCACTCGCGATCGACTCCGATCGCCAACGCAACACCGCGCCCGGACCCATGGAACTGGTGCTGATCGGATTGTGCGCGTGCACGGCCACTGACGTGGTCAGCATCCTGCGCAAGAAGCGCGAACCCTTCACCGCGCTGCGGGTGCGGGCGCAAGCGGAGCGTGCCAAGGAGCCGCCTACCGTGTACGAGACTATCCACCTCGTCTACACCGTGAGCGGCAAGGTTACGAAGAAGGCGATGGAGGACGCGGTGCGACTGTCGAAGGAAAAGTACTGCTCCGTCTCCGCCATGCTGCAGAAGACGGCCAGGATCACCAGTGAGATCGAGTACGTGGATTGA
- a CDS encoding four helix bundle protein produces MVPAEELKQRTKKFAIRIVNLYRSLPARDDARTMGRQLLRSGTSVAANYRAVCRARSRPDFVSKMGVVVEEADETVFWLELLVDTGIVPAKRMDGLLREANELLAIFAASHHTLKRTGK; encoded by the coding sequence ATGGTTCCAGCCGAAGAGCTGAAGCAAAGGACGAAGAAGTTCGCAATCCGGATCGTGAATCTCTACCGCTCTCTTCCGGCGAGGGACGATGCCCGGACCATGGGCCGCCAGCTTCTGCGTTCTGGCACCTCCGTGGCGGCGAACTACCGTGCAGTTTGCCGGGCACGCTCGCGTCCCGATTTCGTCTCGAAGATGGGAGTGGTCGTCGAGGAAGCCGATGAGACGGTGTTCTGGCTCGAACTGCTTGTCGACACCGGCATCGTCCCCGCCAAGCGTATGGATGGACTGTTGCGTGAGGCCAACGAACTCCTGGCGATCTTCGCGGCCTCGCATCACACCCTCAAACGCACGGGCAAATGA
- a CDS encoding cation diffusion facilitator family transporter, with amino-acid sequence MPATIQAEKSPAPAAPTDPAMEVMRREKYSVARASVFAALVITVGKLVVGITSGSLGILSEAASSGFDLVMTVMTLLSVRVSDKPADLDHQYGHGKFENLSAFIETAFLLLACAWIVWEAIGRLFLREVHVEPSVAAFAVLFVSMVIDWWRSRALLRVARKYNSEALDADALHFRTDIWQVGVVMVGLALVGLADRLEMPWLRKADPIAALVVAGLILFVSGRLARRTLDALLDAAPPGARNRILDEVAQVEGVLEVDRVRIRRAGNRYFADLSVGMARNVTFQRSEQLVDEVTAAVERVLPDADVVVRSIPRPAGGENIFDRVRAVAARHNLHVHDVSVEDLRGRLHVELHLELDEKLSLRQAHDLVTQLEAEVRDEVPEISSILTHIESEPATIEPGDEASYPEMEARLRRIAHEFPEILDMHEIVVKNVRGKTHVTCHCTLPDELPLDRMHEVITALEIRFKQEAPELFKVLIHPEPSTDNRR; translated from the coding sequence GTGCCGGCAACGATCCAAGCCGAGAAAAGTCCCGCGCCTGCGGCGCCGACCGACCCCGCCATGGAGGTCATGCGGCGCGAAAAATACTCGGTGGCTCGCGCCTCGGTGTTCGCCGCGCTGGTCATCACTGTGGGCAAGCTGGTGGTGGGCATCACCTCCGGCAGCCTGGGCATCCTTTCGGAAGCCGCCAGCTCGGGGTTCGACCTGGTCATGACGGTGATGACGCTGCTCTCGGTGCGCGTCTCAGACAAGCCCGCCGATCTCGACCATCAATACGGGCACGGCAAGTTCGAGAACCTCTCGGCGTTCATCGAGACCGCGTTCCTGCTCCTGGCCTGCGCCTGGATCGTGTGGGAGGCCATCGGCCGGCTGTTCCTGCGCGAAGTGCACGTGGAGCCGTCGGTGGCGGCGTTCGCGGTGCTATTCGTGAGCATGGTGATTGACTGGTGGCGCTCGCGCGCCCTGCTGCGCGTAGCGCGCAAGTACAACAGCGAGGCGCTCGATGCCGACGCGCTTCACTTCCGCACCGACATCTGGCAGGTGGGCGTCGTCATGGTGGGGCTGGCGCTGGTGGGACTGGCCGACCGTCTGGAGATGCCGTGGCTGCGCAAGGCCGATCCCATTGCGGCGCTGGTGGTGGCGGGACTGATCCTGTTCGTCAGCGGGCGGCTGGCGCGGCGGACGCTGGACGCGCTGCTCGACGCCGCTCCTCCCGGAGCGCGCAACCGCATTCTGGACGAAGTGGCGCAGGTCGAGGGCGTGCTCGAGGTGGACCGGGTCCGCATCCGGCGCGCGGGCAACCGCTACTTTGCCGACCTTTCCGTGGGCATGGCGCGCAACGTCACCTTCCAGCGCTCCGAGCAACTGGTGGACGAAGTCACGGCCGCGGTCGAGCGGGTGCTGCCGGACGCCGACGTGGTGGTGCGCTCCATTCCGCGGCCTGCGGGCGGCGAGAACATCTTCGATCGCGTGCGCGCCGTAGCCGCGCGCCACAACCTGCACGTGCATGACGTGAGCGTGGAAGACCTGCGCGGGCGGCTGCACGTCGAACTCCACCTGGAACTGGATGAGAAGCTCAGCTTGCGCCAGGCGCACGACCTGGTGACGCAGCTCGAAGCCGAGGTGCGCGACGAGGTGCCGGAAATCTCTTCCATCCTCACCCATATCGAGAGTGAGCCGGCCACCATCGAGCCGGGCGACGAAGCCAGCTATCCGGAGATGGAGGCGCGGTTGCGCCGCATCGCGCACGAATTCCCCGAAATCCTGGACATGCATGAGATCGTGGTGAAGAACGTGCGCGGCAAGACGCACGTCACCTGCCACTGCACCCTGCCCGATGAACTACCCCTCGACCGCATGCACGAGGTCATCACCGCGCTCGAAATCCGCTTCAAGCAGGAAGCTCCGGAACTTTTCAAGGTCCTCATTCATCCAGAACCTAGTACGGACAACAGAAGATGA
- a CDS encoding NAD-dependent epimerase/dehydratase family protein: MPPVSASTVLVTGVAGNLGRRLVPQLSDFHIVGVDMFEAPADMPITRFEVIDLGDEASCPQLVSLLRETNPSAVVHLAFVIDPQRAGVLELDPMWRINVAGTARVMEAIAEYNRSGGAVRRFIYPSSVSAYGSDLPGMVTEDFPLAGHTLPYAVHKHEADEVVRQRAFWLGACSTWVLRPHIFAGASVENYLVGGFRGTPSGAGRLGAWMRTRGWRLPFPVPFGDRYLKIRFQFVHVDDVARLIAWILRRTDPGPPVTTVNVAGRGEPLTLERCLQIGNNRMVRVPGRWGVRKVLSLMWNLGISAVPPEAMPYITSSYLMDLTRLRELLGADFENVIRYTV, from the coding sequence ATGCCCCCGGTTTCCGCATCCACCGTTCTCGTCACCGGGGTGGCCGGCAACCTCGGCCGGCGCCTGGTTCCGCAGCTTTCTGACTTCCACATCGTGGGCGTGGACATGTTCGAGGCGCCGGCGGACATGCCGATTACGCGCTTCGAGGTCATCGACCTGGGGGACGAGGCTTCCTGTCCGCAACTTGTCTCCCTGCTGCGGGAAACCAACCCGTCCGCCGTGGTGCACCTTGCCTTTGTCATCGACCCGCAGCGCGCCGGCGTGCTTGAACTCGATCCCATGTGGCGCATCAACGTGGCGGGAACAGCGCGGGTGATGGAGGCCATCGCCGAATACAACCGCAGCGGCGGCGCCGTGCGCCGCTTCATCTATCCCAGCAGCGTTTCCGCCTACGGTTCCGACCTGCCGGGCATGGTCACCGAGGACTTTCCGCTTGCCGGCCACACCCTTCCCTACGCCGTGCACAAGCATGAAGCCGACGAAGTGGTGCGCCAGCGCGCCTTCTGGCTGGGGGCCTGCAGCACCTGGGTGCTGCGACCGCACATCTTCGCCGGCGCGAGCGTGGAGAACTACCTGGTGGGGGGATTCCGCGGCACGCCCAGCGGCGCGGGCCGACTCGGAGCCTGGATGCGCACGCGCGGCTGGCGTTTGCCTTTCCCCGTGCCCTTCGGCGACCGGTATCTGAAGATACGCTTCCAGTTTGTGCATGTGGATGATGTGGCGCGGCTCATCGCCTGGATCCTCCGGCGCACTGATCCCGGCCCACCGGTGACGACTGTGAACGTCGCCGGACGGGGCGAGCCGCTCACGCTGGAGCGCTGTCTTCAGATCGGCAACAACCGCATGGTGCGCGTGCCCGGCCGGTGGGGCGTCAGAAAAGTTCTCTCCCTGATGTGGAATCTCGGCATCTCGGCCGTGCCCCCGGAGGCCATGCCCTACATCACCAGTTCCTACTTGATGGATCTCACCCGCCTGCGCGAATTGCTGGGCGCGGATTTCGAGAACGTCATCCGCTACACGGTCGA